Proteins encoded by one window of Salvia splendens isolate huo1 chromosome 7, SspV2, whole genome shotgun sequence:
- the LOC121742722 gene encoding thiamine thiazole synthase 2, chloroplastic-like, with translation MAAMATTLTSSLSKTQLFDSKSSFHGSAVPTRAAAAQPLKSASVTMSAAYNLDSFKFQPIKESVVSREMTRRYMTDMITYADTDVVIVGAGSAGLSCAYELSKNPNINIAIIEQSVSPGGGAWLGGQLFSAMVVRKPAHHFLDELEIEYDETDDYVVIKHAALFTSTIMSKLLARPNVKLFNAVAAEDLIVKNQRVAGVVTNWALVSMNHDTQSCMDPNVIEAKIVVSSCGHDGPFGATGVKRLRSIGMIDSVPGMKALDMNTAEDAIVRLTREVVPGMIITGMEVAEIDGAPRMGPTFGAMMISGQKAAHLALRALGLPNALDGAVAAQPELVLASAESDVVDA, from the exons ATGGCAGCCATGGCCACCACCCTCACCTCCTCCCTCTCTAAAACCCAATTATTCGACAGCAAGTCCTCCTTCCATGGCTCCGCCGTGCCAacacgcgccgccgccgcccagCCCCTGAAATCCGCGTCAGTGACCATGTCCGCCGCCTACAACCTGGACAGCTTCAAATTCCAGCCTATCAAGGAATCCGTCGTCTCCCGGGAGATGACCAGGCGCTACATGACCGACATGATCACCTACGCCGACACCGACGTCGTCATCGTCGGCGCCGGCTCAGCCGGCCTCTCCTGCGCGTACGAGCTCAGCAAGAACCCCAACATCAACATCGCCATCATCGAGCAGTCCGTGAGCCCCGGCGGCGGCGCATGGCTCGGCGGCCAGCTCTTCTCCGCCATGGTCGTCCGCAAGCCCGCCCACCACTTCCTCGACGAGCTCGAAATCGAGTACGACGAGACGGACGACTACGTTGTGATCAAGCACGCAGCCCTCTTCACCTCCACCATCATGAGCAAGCTCCTAGCCCGCCCCAACGTCAAGCTCTTCAACGCCGTCGCCGCTGAAGACCTCATCGTCAAGAACCAGAGGGTCGCCGGCGTCGTCACTAACTGGGCTCTCGTTTCCATGAATCACGACACACAGTCGTGTATGGACCCCAATGTCATTGAGGCCAAAATCGTGGTCAGCTCCTGCGGCCACGACGGCCCCTTCGGCGCCACCGGAGTCAAGCGCTTGAGGAGCATCGGAATGATCGACAGCGTGCCCGGGATGAAGGCCCTCGACATGAACACCGCGGAGGATGCTATTGTCAGGCTCACCAGGGAGGTCGTTCCTGGAATGATCATCACCGGCATGGAAGTCGCCGAGATCGACGGAGCCCCGAGAATG GGACCGACTTTCGGTGCGATGATGATATCGGGTCAGAAGGCGGCGCACTTGGCGTTGAGGGCGCTGGGGCTGCCCAATGCTTTGGACGGAGCGGTAGCTGCTCAGCCGGAATTGGTCCTGGCCTCGGCCGAGTCTGATGTGGTAGATGCTTGA
- the LOC121811693 gene encoding protein translation factor SUI1 homolog 2-like, with the protein MSDFEVQIPGSFDPFAEAKAENSGAGSKEYVHIRVQQRNGRKSLTTVQGLKKEFSYNKILKDLKKEFCCNGTVVQDPELGQVIQLQGDQRKNVSTFLVQATIVKKEQIKIHGF; encoded by the exons ATGTCTGATTTTGAAGTCCAAATCCCTGGctcctttg ATCCTTTTGCTGAGGCAAAAGCCGAGAACTCGGGTGCAGGATCAAAAGAATATGTGCATATTCGCGTCCAGCAGCGGAATGGTAGGAAAAGCCTGACAACTGTCCAGGGTTTGAAGAAGGAGTTCAGCTATAACAAAATTCTCAAAGATCTGAAGAAGGAATTTTGCTGCAATGGTACAGTGGTACAGGACCCTGAGCTAGGACAG GTTATACAACTCCAGGGTGATCAGAGGAAGAATGTCTCGACGTTCCTTGTTCAG GCAACCATTGTGAAAAAAGAGCAAATCAAGATTCATGGTTTTTGA
- the LOC121741052 gene encoding gibberellin 2-beta-dioxygenase 8-like translates to MRMSESADPPFEIAYKHLLENVPENNSLSTVEECELPLIDMQQLGLGEAERQECKKLIARASQEWGFFQVINHGASRNVLENMRSEQVKLMRKPFQEKKAYKDLYLSDGTYRWGAPLPTSLKQLSWSEAFHVQLSDILDSRRSHNTNRLRSSMEEFVFAICEVAKELAEILAEEMGRETDLFQEACLPESCYLRLNRYPPCPNHSHLMGLMPHTDTSFLTVLHQDNVGGLQLVKDGKWIAVKPNPDALIINIGDLFQAWSNNLYKSVEHRVVVANPVKERFSTAYFLCPPTETVIESGGVGGAVYRSFSFGEYKKQIELDVKNVGQKIGLPRFLLPTH, encoded by the exons ATGAGAATGAGCGAATCAGCTGATCCACCGTTCGAGATAGCCTACAAGCATCTGCTGGAGAACGTACCCGAAAATAACAGTTTATCGACTGTGGAGGAGTGCGAGCTCCCCTTAATCGATATGCAGCAATTAGGCCTGGGAGAGGCGGAGAGACAGGAATGCAAGAAGCTCATTGCTCGGGCTTCCCAGGAATGGGGTTTCTTCCAGGTCATCAACCACGGAGCTTCTCGCAACGTGCTGGAGAATATGAGAAGCGAGCAAGTGAAGCTGATGAGAAAGCCGTTCCAAGAGAAGAAAGCCTACAAAGATCTGTACTTATCGGATGGAACTTATCGATGGGGCGCGCCTTTGCCTACTTCTCTTAAGCAGCTCTCCTGGTCCGAGGCCTTCCATGTCCAGTTGAGCGATATACTGGACTCCCGCCGCTCCCACAACACCAACCGCCTCAG GTCAAGCATGGAGGAATTTGTGTTTGCCATTTGTGAAGTGGCGAAAGAGTTGGCGGAGATACTGGCGGAGGAAATGGGACGTGAGACGGATCTTTTCCAAGAAGCGTGCCTCCCGGAGAGCTGCTACCTCCGGTTGAACAGATACCCGCCTTGCCCAAACCACAGTCACTTGATGGGCTTGATGCCACACACCGACACTTCCTTCCTCACTGTACTACACCAAGACAACGTCGGAGGGCTGCAGCTCGTCAAAGACGGAAAATGGATCGCCGTCAAACCCAATCCGGATGCCCTCATCATCAACATCGGCGATCTGTTTCAG GCATGGAGCAACAACTTGTACAAGAGCGTGGAGCATCGCGTAGTAGTAGCGAATCCGGTGAAGGAGAGGTTCTCCACGGCTTATTTCTTATGTCCGCCAACCGAGACCGTCATTGAGAGCGGCGGAGTTGGAGGAGCTGTTTACCGGAGTTTTAGCTTCGGAGAATACAAGAAGCAGATCGAGTTGGATGTTAAGAACGTTGGCCAGAAAATAGGGCTTCCGAGGTTCCTCTTACCCACTCATTAA